A single region of the Podospora pseudopauciseta strain CBS 411.78 chromosome 1, whole genome shotgun sequence genome encodes:
- a CDS encoding hypothetical protein (COG:O; EggNog:ENOG503PAWR) → MAPIMDDNPSSTNPNHPESSESEYDGSFMSTPIEADTDSSDDKKRTISKVAVVEVSPSPDTDNATQTINPPTSRPLLDISDPESVIKAAKLIATFANEIERLGGVKFLEDLEKIRNNQTPPKSNTDPPSTSISTDPENPKPEEASESQSGTSQAQETREAQTSTAKDETVAIKDHDVPAKAEEITAKDQAVQAAPPEKEKSPPEESRAKDDDAEGARESSKEDPPKDASLDTTTEKKEQESPVEDGKEDGKEDVTPEGIEKKDEPQKDESPKEEAKAESTDDDPKETDSEIKEEGTKEKEGEAKKSDIKDKAKEGETKEGEAKEETTDENKPEEAKEEAKEEVKEETPEEVKQEPPPVPAPAPLPLPNPPHDPFKGVRADPTETEEIPLDANGKPKPSASRPGMPILPALGRRWVAKESDGVELLAPEKEWERRKKELGEKSLAIDQLMAMVGLEQVKSEFLAVKSTIDAAKSRRGMLRRQEFNLALIGNPGTGKKTLATIYRTLLKECAAWSSVNSPHNEKRSGFDFQADKDIEGFHLVLNNYGENSKVFVFIDSIEGMTGSLRADLMYTLDRHAERLRLVVVIAGTETAMNKLLASRPSGRWQFPRRLTIKDYDDEQLRLIFLQMVRHNGFTIEGGETGPYPRIVAKRVARNRESGGFANAYDLVLAWEKILDRQAARLDLEHAAWKAAEDKRAEQWEAALEKKRANLRELLKENQSLQATKEWLTEELEVTTQQLKEKKQEREHLKEKALSSSESSVTEPRDVEKPEEAVKTEAVAQPTEVLKTEEPAQAEAVEKAVEPETEAVEVEGEGLKIVEEGVKPVEDVKPVEEDIKPDQGGVKPESEAVKVEDEGADTNQGGVKPTGEDVEPEKEGVESAKEKVDPEKEEVKSAEEEATPKQEAANSEPEDVEKDAKVDQEDPKEKQRVLTPEDVEIAAKIELLKKAIEEGEEMLSSLVEYKNCRDQEITARLIKLLKYKKLPMPVSADDKTSVPKEPSEKSEMSTDNDSKDERAEVQEADPSSAEGKTKPNLDEKNLELEKDGDKKDGGLEKDEEPNKDEDASKNEDASKDEDASKDEEPEKEVEPSRDIESTKDAVSSTKDIKTSQDEKPAREEGATDGETTAEDEAKARQLTEQDTKADTDGQSDKKSTEGETKAEDEKSASTDESDESDEVDLSFLSQGPAPKPNTRLLTKEDIIGPEPEDIRDMSKAWKELEKMAGLESVKKAIGELLDRAKANYRREVLGKEPLKTSLNQVFLGPPGTGKTTVAKLYGQILAEIGLLSTKEVVFKTPADFIGQYIGESEVKTAHILDSTIGKVLIIDDAHMFYHGGRPGTTHESDEFRLSCIDVMISKIHNQPGEDRCVLLLGYPDMMEEMFQKCNPGLRRRFPLEEAFRFQSYDDKTLHEILRLKMAKEEITADEGAMEVAAEVIRRARDRPNFGNGGDVDNLLNQAKTRYRARTKAKAEAEAEGVEKQCTEKPVELPPVTRIDIEEAVAGEQLVQAQVDLPTAVKTKAAEPPTDSTQPEEEELESPPPTETTDKLTHNADILTHSEASIVLTREDFDPDWNRGATASSKCKSLFSSLIGFESIISKFEGYQRLAANMRRRGKDPREIVPFTFIFKGPPGTGKTHTARIIGQIFYDMGFLSTNEVIECSVSNLIGQYMGHTSPKVISLFEKALGKVLFIDEAYRLGGANRAAGHASYEEEAIGELVDCMTKPRYLRKMIIVLAGYDKDMDNLMRVNAGLRGRFATEINFPTMTASKAKQHLENLLLKEDIELRDEFDPGEEEREKVLRYLHQLGKTAGWANARDVKSLAAAVTGQVYRDVDLDELEREENEEEVVKRKLLRVSTKELNGHLREMLKQRMRSGGVA, encoded by the exons ATGGCCCCAATCATGGACgacaacccctcctccaccaaccccaaccaccccgaATCCTCAGAATCTGAGTACGATGGATCATTCATGTCAACACCCATCGAAGCAGACACGGATTCGTCCGACGACAAGAAGCGGACCATCAGCAAGGTCGCCGTGGTGGAAGTTTCCCCATCGCCGGACACCGATAACGCCACTCAAACCATTAACCCACCCACAAGCAGGCCACTGTTGGACATATCAGACCCAGAATCTGTTATCAAGGCCGCCAAACTGATTGCGACCTTTGCGAATGAAATCGAGAGACTGGGTGGTGTCAAGTTTCTGGAGGATCTCGAGAAGATCAGAAACaatcaaacaccaccaaaatcAAACACAGACCCACCAAGTACCTCCATATCTACCGATCCAGAGAATCCAAAACCCGAGGAAGCCAGTGAAAGCCAATCTGGCACCTCCCAAGCCCAGGAGACCAGGGAAGCCCAAACCAGCACAGCCAAGGATGAAACCGTTGCCATCAAGGACCACGACGTTCCCGCAAAGGCAGAAGAAATTACTGCCAAGGATCAGGCGGTTCAAGCAGCGCCTCCTGAGAAGGAGAAATCCCCCCCAGAAGAATCCCGGGCGAAGGACGATGACGCAGAAGGTGCCAGGGAGTCTTCCAAGGAAGACCCTCCTAAGGACGCTTCTCTAGACACCACGacagagaagaaagagcAGGAATCCCCCGTGGAAGATGGCAAAGAGGATGGCAAGGAAGATGTAACTCCGGAGGGCATAGAAAAGAAGGACGAACCCCAGAAGGATGAAAGCCCAAAGGAGGAAGCTAAGGCGGAGTCCACTGATGATGATCCCAAAGAGACTGATAGTGAAATCAAGGAGGAAGGGActaaggagaaggagggggaggcgaagaagagcgACATTAAGGATAAGGCCAAGGAAGGAGAGACCAAAGAGGGCGAGGCCAAGGAAGAAACGACAGATGAGAACAAGCCAGAGGaagccaaggaggaggctaaggaggaggtcaaggaggaaaCCCCAGAAGAAGTCAAGCAAGAACCCCCACCAGTGCCGGCGCCCGCTCCGTTACCTTTGCCCAATCCTCCACACGACCCTTTCAAAGGTGTCAGAGCCGACCCCACCGAAACAGAAGAGATACCCTTGGATGCCAACGGAAAACCAAAGCCGAGCGCCAGCCGGCCGGGTATGCCCATTCTTCCCGCCCTCGGTCGGAGATGGGTGGCTAAGGAGTCTGACGGCGTCGAACTGTTGGCCCCTGAAAAGGAATGGGAGCGCCGCAAAAAGGAACTGGGCGAGAAGAGCTTAGCGATTGACCAGCTCATGGCCATGGTTGGTCTTGAACAAGTCAAGTCAGAATTTCTTGCCGTCAAGTCTACCATTGACGCGGCAAAGAGCAGAAGAGGGATGCTTCGAAGACAAGAGTTCAATCTTGCGCTGATCGGCAATCCGGGAACGGGCAAGAAGACGCTGGCGACTATCTACAGGACTTTGCTCAAGGAATGCGCCGCATGGTCTTCTGTCAACAGCCCGCACAATGAGAAGCGGTCCGGATTTGACTTTCAGGCGGACAAGGATATTGAAGGTTTCCACCTGGTGCTAAACAACTACGGCGAGAACTCCAAGGTCTTTGTCTTTATCGACTCCATCGAGGGGATGACGGGTTCCCTCAGGGCAGACCTCATGTACACACTGGACCGTCATGCCGAGCGTCTTCGGCTGGTGGTTGTCATTGCTGGTACCGAGACGGCGATGAACAAGCTTTTGGCTTCGCGACCGAGCGGGAGATGGCAGTTTCCTCGACGGTTGACGATTAAGGATTACGATGACGAACAACTGCGTCTGATCTTTCTCCAGATGGTCCGACACAATGGATTCACCATCGAAGGGGGGGAGACCGGGCCGTATCCTCGTATTGTGGCCAAACGGGTTGCTCGGAACCGAGAGTCTGGTGGTTTCGCCAACGCCTATGATCTCGTGCTGGCTTGGGAGAAGATACTGGACCGACAGGCGGCAAGGCTTGACCTGGAGCACGCGGCGTGGAAGGCTGCCGAGGACAAGCGAGCCGAACAGTGGGAGGCGGCGCTGGAAAAGAAGCGTGCTAACCTGAGAGAGCTGCTCAAGGAGAATCAGTCTCTGCAGGCAACTAAGGAGTGGTTGACAGAAGAGCTAGAGGTCACGACCCAACAGttgaaagaaaagaagcaaGAGCGAGAGCACTTGAAAGAGAAGGCGCTCTCCTCGAGCGAGTCATCAGTCACCGAGCCCAGGGATGTCGAGAAGCCTGAAGAAGCCGTCAAGACCGAAGCGGTTGCTCAGCCTACAGAAGTTCTCAAGACTGAAGAGCCTGCCCAGGCCGAGGCCGTGGAAAAGGCTGTCGAACCTGAGACCGAAGCtgtggaggttgagggagaaggtcTTAAGATTGTGGAAGAAGGCGTCAAACCTGTGGAAGATGTCAAGCCTGTGGAAGAAGACATCAAGCCCGATCAGGGAGGTGTCAAACCTGAGTCTGAAGCTGTGAAAGTCGAGGACGAAGGCGCCGACACCAACCAAGGAGGTGTCAAACCCACAGGAGAAGATGTCGAGCCTGAGAAGGAAGGCGTCGAATCCGCGAAGGAAAAGGTTGATCcggagaaagaagaagtcAAATctgcagaagaagaggctaCACCCAAGCAGGAAGCTGCAAATTCCGAACCAGAAGACGTTGAAAAGGATGCCAAAGTCGACCAAGAAGATCCCAAGGAGAAACAACGCGTGCTGACCCCAGAAGACGTTGAGATTGCCGCTAAGATCGAGTTGCTTAAGAAGGCAatcgaggagggcgaggagatgTTGTCTAGCCTGGTCGAGTACAAGAACTGCAGGGACCAAGAGATCACCGCTCGTTTGATTAAGTTGTTGAAGTACAAGAAGCTCCCAATGCCCGTTTCAGCGGACGACAAAACTTCTGTTCCGAAGGAGCCGTCGGAGAAGTCCGAGATGTCGACGGATAATGATTCGAAGGACGAGAGAGCCGAGGTTCAGGAGGCGGACCCAAGCTCTGCCGAAGGCAAGACCAAGCCTAATCTTGATGAGAAGAATTTGGAGCTTGAGAAGGATGGGGACAAGAAAGATGGGGGACTCGAGAAAGACGAGGAGCCCAACAAAGACGAGGATGCCAGCAAGAACGAGGATGCCAG CAAAGACGAGGATGCCAGCAAAGACGAGGAGCCCGAGAAGGAAGTCGAGCCTAGCAGGGACATTGAGTCTACTAAGGATGCCGTGTCTTCTACCAAGGACATCAAGACTAGCCAGGACGAGAAGCCAGCCAGAGAAGAGGGGGCAACTGACGGCGAGACTACGGCCGAGGATGAAGCCAAGGCACGACAACTCACCGAGCAAGACACGAAGGCCGACACCGACGGCCAGTCAGACAAGAAATCAACCGAGGGCGAGACCAAGGCCGAAGATGAAAAGAGCGCTTCCACTGATGAGAGTGATGAGAGTGATGAAGTGGACCTCTCGTTTCTGTCGCAGGGTCCAGCGCCAAAGCCCAACACCCGACTTCTCACCAAGGAAGACATCATCGGACCGGAGCCCGAGGATATTCGGGACATGAGCAAGGCTTGGAAAGAGCTCGAAAAAATGGCCGGCCTCGAGAGCGTCAAGAAAGCGATTGGCGAGCTGCTCGACAGGGCCAAAGCCAATTATCGTCGCGAAGTCCTCGGCAAGGAACCGCTCAAGACCTCCTTGAACCAAGTCTTTTTGGGTCCTCCCGGTACTGGCAAGACCACCGTAGCCAAGCTTTACGGCCAAATTCTGGCCGAGATTGGGCTTTTGTCCACGAAAGAGGTGGTATTCAAGACACCAGCGGATTTCATTGGGCAGTACATCGGTGAATCCGAGGTCAAGACCGCCCATATACTCGACTCAACGATTGGAAAGGTGCTTATCATCGACGATGCACACATGTTCTATCACGGTGGTCGTCCGGGCACGACGCACGAGTCGGATGAGTTCCGTCTTAGCTGTATCGATGTCATGATCTCCAAGATTCACAACCAGCCAGGCGAAGATCGATGTGTTTTGCTTCTCGGTTATCCTgacatgatggaggagatgttcCAAAAGTGCAACCCTGGCTTGCGGCGACGATTTCCCCTGGAGGAGGCCTTCCGGTTCCAGAGCTACGATGACAAGACGCTGCATGAGATTCTACGGTTGAAAatggccaaggaggagatcaCGGCTGATGAGGGAGCCATGGAAGTGGCAGCTGAAGTTATACGGAGAGCGAGGGACCGTCCTAACTTTGGcaatggtggtgatgttgacaaCCTGCTGAACCAAGCCAAGACTCGATATCGCGCCAGGACCAAGGCGAAGGCGGAAGCGGAAGCCGAAGGTGTAGAGAAACAATGCACGGAAAAGCCAGTCGAGCTGCCCCCCGTCACTCGGATCGACATCGAAGAAGCTGTGGCTGGAGAACAACTAGTCCAAGCCCAGGTCGACCTGCCGACTGCCGTCAAAACCAAGGCAGCCGAACCTCCAACAGATAGCACTCAGcccgaggaagaagagctCGAGTCACCTCCACCAACGGAAACAACCGACAAACTCACACACAATGCCGACATTCTCACTCACTCGGAAGCCAGCATCGTCCTCACTCGCGAGGATTTTGACCCAGACTGGAACCGCGGCGCCACTGCCTCCTCGAAGTGTAaatccctcttctcctcgctCATCGGCTTCGAGTCCATCATTTCCAAATTCGAAGGCTATCAACGCCTGGCAGCAAACATGCGCCGCCGTGGCAAAGACCCGCGCGAAATCGTCCCCTTCACCTTCATCTTCAAAGGACCCCCCGGCACCGGCAAAACCCACACCGCACGCATCATCGGCCAAATCTTTTACGACATGGGCTTCTTGTCCACCAACGAAGTGATTGAATGCTCTGTCAGCAACCTCATAGGCCAATACATGGGCCACACCTCGCCCAAAGTGATCAGCCTGTTTGAAAAAGCCCTCGGAAAAGTCCTCTTCATCGACGAAGCCTACCGTCTCGGGGGGGCCAACCGCGCCGCGGGGCATGCTTCTTACGAAGAGGAGGCAATTGGAGAACTAGTCGATTGCATGACCAAGCCACGGTACCTCCGCAAAATGATTATTGTTCTGGCGGGTTACGACAAGGATATGGATAACCTCATGAGGGTCAACGCGGGactgagggggaggtttgCCACAGAAATCAACTTTCCCACCATGACGGCTTCCAAGGCGAAGCAGCATTTGGAGAATTTGTTGCTCAAGGAGGATATTGAGCTACGGGATGAGTTTGAtcctggggaggaggagagggagaaggtgtTGAGGTATTTGCATCAGCTGGGGAAGACGGCCGGGTGGGCGAATGCGAGGGATGTGAAGagtttggcggcggcggtgacggGGCAGGTTTATAGGGATGTGGATTTGGATGAGcttgagagggaggagaacgaggaggaggtggtcaagAGGAAGCTGTTGAGGGTTAGTACAAAGGAGTTGAATGGGCATTTGAGGGAGATGTTGAagcagaggatgaggagcGGGGGGGTGGCTTGA
- the atp12 gene encoding ATP synthase mitochondrial F1 complex assembly factor 2 (COG:C; EggNog:ENOG503NVZS), producing the protein MHPLSRQLLSSSGSHPPPLFSDRFANMVPAMRLCLTLPLRAAGRRRTAAFTSTRTIHNNPPKPAKVVPVYGTGPPPEPPTPAAEYAVEERLARRKRQAEMLRQAKDIRKKNGNNSKPADLNAPVLKRRFWKDVSIKEVIGAYQIHLDSRPLRHPTTKSIIRIPLSKPQLAHALAVEWDQLLSAQEATKQHLIPLTSLVCRAVDIGAEDAAHPGGPGPIRESIVTGMMRYLDTDSLLCWAPPADSTDPHAPSSYLNDEGKSLRDLQEEAAGGVVGWLTSKVWPGVNIVPVLEDSGSILPRKQEPGVREVVQGWVFGLSCWELAGIERATLGGKSLLTAARLVCEWSEERQDLTQGEERKFGVEEAARVVSVEVEWQTRRWGEVEDTHDVEKEDLRRQLGSVILLVGGTGR; encoded by the exons ATGCATCCCCTCTCCCGACAgctcctttcctcctccggcagccacccaccaccccttttcTCCGACCGGTTCGCCAACATGGTGCCAGCAATGAGACTCTGCCTCACCCTGCCCCTCCGcgcggcggggaggaggaggacggcggCCTTCAcgtcgacgaggacgattcacaacaaccccccgaAACCGGCCAAAGTAGTACCCGTGTACGGCACCGGTCCTCCCCCCGAACCTCCCACCCCGGCGGCAGAGTACGCGGTAGAGGAGCGCCTCgcgaggaggaaaagacaGGCCGAGATGCTCAGACAGGCAAAAGACATTCGCAAGAAAAacggcaacaacagcaaaccTGCCGACCTGAACGCGCCGGTGTTGAAaaggaggttttggaaggATGTCTCCATCAAGGAGGTTATTG GAGCCTACCAGATCCACCTCGACTCCCGCCCCCTCCGGCACCCAACTACAAAATCGATCATCCGCATCCCCTTGTCCAAACCCCAGCTCGCCCACGCGCTGGCGGTGGAGTGGGACCAGTTACTGTCTGCGCAGGAGGCGACGAAGCAGCATCTTATCCCACTTACGTCTTTGGTCTGCAGGGCGGTTGACATTGGGGCTGAGGACGCTGCGCATCCTGGTGGTCCTGGTCCGATAAGGGAGTCTATTGTCACCGGTATGATGCGGTATCTCGACACGGACAGCTTGTTGTGCTGGGCGCCGCCTGCTGATAGCACCGACCCCCACGCGCCGAGCAGTTACCTCAATGATGAGGGGAAGAGCTTGAGGGATCTGcaagaggaggcggcggggggtgtggtgggttggttgacGAGTAAGGTCTGGCCGGGGGTGAATATCGTGCCGGTGTTGGAGGATAGCGGGAGCATACTGCCCAGGAAACAAGAgccgggggtgagggaggtggtgcaggggtgggtgtttgggttgagTTGCTGGGAGCTTGCGGGCATCGAGAGGGCGACACTTGGGGGGAAGAGCTTGCTTACGGCCGCGAGGTTGGTTTGTGAGTGGAGCGAGGAGAGGCAAGACCTGACccagggggaggagagaaagtttggggtggaggaggcggcgagggtggtgagcgtGGAGGTTGAGTGGCAGACCCGGAggtggggagaggtggaggatacACATGATGTAGAGAAGGAAGATTTGAGGAGGCAGCTGGGGAGTGTTATCTTGCTTGTTGGGGGGACTGGGAGGTAG
- a CDS encoding hypothetical protein (EggNog:ENOG503Q4W0; COG:J): MATTPSPSSQAERLNVIALISGGKDSFYSLLHCRENGHRVVALANLFPSGAGAGTGTGRTSPSSSVSDDAAPLPGATIPDQEEEDLNSHMYQTVGHSIIPLYAEATGIPLYRKAISSYGATQHGKDYSHYVSTPEEVNERKHDETESMFCLLKGIRQRHPEVNAVCAGAILSTYQRTRVESVAVRLGLTPLAYLWKFPTLPASPGGDDGQLLLDMEQAGLEARIIKVASGGLEEGDLWVNVASREGKNKVERGMKKYAFGGRLDEGAVIGEGGEFETLVVDGPGGLFKKRVVVEEEGRRVVREGGGTAWLSITGARLEVKEELRHGKIRVPEMWDDKFQAILDTLASNDELPIQDLSLEDGQGNTDAARPDLTKLQPSNIQHLIFTSIDHPSVQDETTSVTTLIEAYLASASLPSTVILSTTILLRNMSDFATINPIYGSLFPFPNPPSRVCISCGDLLPKGINIVIALALSATPDIQRDGLHVQSRSYWAPANIGPYSQAVTTPLFPSSQAKAVRIAGQIPLIPATMTLPPPEDLSTQLVLSLQHLFRIGVETGVQLFTSGVAFFPRSSSGNMQEKVKLAAKVWELAHALPKSEDDEGEEEEEEEEEDEDEDGPDIWDRKYNSAYTSFASAGQATHGPRLPDWSTVKTKTTIPPVFVAEVEELPRGSGVEWQSHLGIASAGEDSVEIVKRGESIWQVVVEERFVQTVVVEWVDRDSVDEGVGAVVKELEGRWLVPVVTYLDKRFEYRLGEEGKGLVVPCRSLWDGKGESVGMVRVWEGVLRED; the protein is encoded by the coding sequence ATGGCAACCACACCGTCACCGTCATCACAGGCGGAGAGGCTGAACGTAATCGCCCTCATCTCCGGCGGCAAGGACTCTTTCTATTCCCTGCTTCACTGCCGGGAGAACGGCCACCGGGTCGTGGCCTTGGCtaacctcttcccctccgGCGCGGGAGCGGGAACCGGCACAGGCCGGACAAGCCCGTCGTCTTCCGTATCCGACGATGCGGCCCCACTTCCCGGAGCTACCATCCCTgatcaagaggaagaggacctCAACAGCCACATGTACCAAACCGTGGGCCACAGCATCATCCCCCTCTACGCCGAAGCCACCGGCATCCCCCTCTACCGGAAGGCCATCAGCTCCTACGGTGCGACCCAGCACGGGAAGGATTACTCGCACTATGTCTCCACTCCGGAGGAGGTCAACGAGAGGAAGCATGACGAGACGGAGTCGATGTTTTGTTTGCTCAAGGGGATCAGGCAGAGGCATCCAGAGGTGAATGCGGTTTGTGCGGGGGCGATTCTCAGCACGTATCAGCGGACGAGGGTTGAGTCGGTGGctgtgaggttggggttgacgCCTTTGGCGTATTTGTGGAAGTTTCCTACTTTGCCTGCTAGTccggggggtgatgatgggcagCTGTTGCTGGATATGGAGCAGGCCGGGTTGGAGGCGAGGATTATAAAGGTTGCGAGCGGGGggttggaagagggggattTGTGGGTTAATGTTGCGAGTAGGGAGGGAAAGAacaaggtggagagggggatgaagaagTATGCTTTTGGAGGACggttggatgagggggccgtgattggagaaggaggtgagtTTGAGACGTTGGTTGTGGATGGGCCGGGGGGGTTGTTTAAGAagagggttgtggttgaggaggaggggaggagggtggtgagggagggtggggggaCAGCTTGGCTGAGTATCACCGGGGCGAGGTTagaggtgaaggaggagttgaggcATGGGAAAATCAGGGTGCCTGAGATGTGGGATGACAAGTTTCAGGCTATCCTTGATACTTTGGCATCGAATGATGAACTGCCAATACAGGATCTGAGTCTTGAAGACGGTCAAGGCAACACCGACGCTGCCCGTCCCGACCTCACCAAGCTCCAACCCTCCAACATCCAGCACCTAATATTCACCTCCATCGACCACCCATCCGTTCAAGACGAAACAACCTccgtcaccaccctcatcgAGGCCTAcctcgcctccgcctccctcccctcaaccgtcatcctctccaccaccattcTCCTCCGCAACATGTCCGACTTTGCCACCATAAACCCCATATACGGTTCCCTATTCCCCTTCCCTAACCCCCCATCCCGAGTTTGCATCTCCTGCGGGgatctcctccccaaaggCATCAACATCGTCATCGCCCTAGCCCTCTCGGCCACCCCAGACATCCAAAGAGATGGCCTCCACGTTCAGAGCAGATCCTACTGGGCACCGGCCAACATCGGCCCCTATTCCCAAGCAGTCACCACCCCTCTGTTTCCCAGCTCCCAAGCAAAAGCAGTCAGGATCGCGGGTCAgatccccctcatcccagCAACCATGACCCTTCCCCCACCAGAAGACCTCAGCACACAACTCGTCCTCTCCCTGCAGCACCTCTTCCGAATCGGAGTCGAAACCGGCGTGCAGCTGTTCACCTCGGGAGTGGCCTTCTTCcctcgctcctcctccgggaACATGCAAGAAAAGGTCAAACTTGCAGCCAAAGTTTGGGAGTTGGCACATGCACTCCCCAAaagtgaggatgatgagggtgaggaggaggaggaggaggaggaggaggatgaggatgaagatggtccAGATATTTGGGATAGGAAATATAATTCGGCTTATACCTCGTTTGCCTCGGCCGGCCAGGCCACCCACGGGCCGCGGCTCCCAGATTGGAGCACGGTAAAGACCAAAACTACCATTCCGCCTGTCTTTGTGgctgaggtggaggagttgccTAGGGGAAGTGGAGTGGAGTGGCAGAGTCATCTTGGGATTGCCTCTGCTGGGGAAGATAGTGTGGAGAttgtgaaaaggggggagagtATCTGgcaggttgtggtggaggagaggtttgtTCAgactgtggttgttgagtgGGTGGATAGAGACAGTGTtgatgagggtgttggggcggtggtgaaggagttggaggggaggtggttggtgcCTGTTGTTACTTATTTGGATAAGCGGTTTGAGTACAGATTGGGCGAGGAAGGTaaggggttggttgtgcCGTGTAGGAGTTtgtgggatgggaagggggagagtgtggggatggtgagggtttgggagggggttttgagggaggaTTGA